One window from the genome of Pseudomonas sp. L5B5 encodes:
- a CDS encoding TIGR02444 family protein, with protein MSSDLWSFSLKTYALPGVQQACLRLQDDGADVCLMLCGAWLGWRGVECNGQRLAQLKALAAPWQRDVVQPLRELRIGWRVAASADADLGALREQLKTLELEAERQLLWRLQEQVRSWPETQERSLDHWLQGLATEAADRDALQVLRAAVANA; from the coding sequence ATGTCCTCTGATCTATGGAGTTTTTCCCTCAAGACCTATGCCCTGCCCGGCGTACAGCAAGCCTGCCTGCGCTTGCAGGATGACGGCGCCGATGTATGCCTGATGCTCTGTGGCGCATGGCTGGGTTGGCGGGGCGTGGAATGCAATGGGCAGCGCCTGGCACAACTCAAGGCGTTGGCCGCGCCATGGCAGCGGGACGTGGTCCAGCCACTGCGGGAACTGCGGATCGGCTGGCGTGTGGCGGCCAGTGCGGATGCCGACCTGGGCGCATTGCGCGAGCAGCTCAAGACCCTGGAGCTGGAAGCCGAACGACAGTTGCTGTGGCGGTTACAGGAGCAGGTGCGAAGCTGGCCCGAAACCCAGGAGCGGAGCCTGGACCACTGGTTGCAAGGATTGGCGACCGAAGCCGCCGACCGCGACGCATTGCAAGTGCTGCGCGCCGCGGTGGCTAACGCTTAG
- the elbB gene encoding isoprenoid biosynthesis glyoxalase ElbB — translation MSKKVAVILSGCGVFDGAEIHESVITLLRLDQRGAQVQCFAPNIPQMHVLNHLTGETMPETRNVLVESARIARGEVKDLRDANAEDFDALIVPGGFGAAKNLSSFATQGAACSVQADVLALAEAFAEAGKPVGLMCIAPAMAAKIYGPGVTCTIGNDADTAAALGKMGASHAECAVDEIVEDKARKLVTTPAYMLAQSISQAASGINKLVDRVLELTHEDQQ, via the coding sequence ATGAGCAAAAAAGTTGCAGTGATTCTTTCCGGTTGCGGTGTCTTCGACGGCGCCGAGATCCACGAAAGCGTAATCACCCTGCTGCGCCTCGATCAACGTGGTGCCCAGGTGCAGTGTTTCGCCCCGAACATTCCCCAGATGCACGTGCTCAACCACCTGACCGGGGAAACCATGCCCGAGACCCGCAATGTACTGGTGGAGTCGGCGCGTATCGCCCGTGGCGAGGTCAAGGACCTGCGCGATGCCAATGCCGAGGACTTCGACGCGCTGATCGTTCCCGGGGGCTTCGGCGCAGCCAAGAACCTCTCCAGCTTCGCCACCCAAGGCGCTGCCTGTTCGGTACAGGCCGACGTCCTGGCGCTGGCCGAAGCCTTTGCCGAAGCCGGCAAGCCAGTGGGCCTGATGTGCATCGCCCCGGCCATGGCCGCGAAGATCTACGGCCCGGGCGTGACCTGCACCATTGGCAACGATGCCGATACCGCCGCGGCCCTGGGCAAGATGGGCGCCAGTCATGCCGAATGCGCAGTGGACGAGATCGTCGAGGACAAGGCGCGCAAGCTGGTGACCACTCCCGCCTACATGCTGGCGCAGTCCATCAGCCAGGCTGCCTCGGGCATCAACAAGCTGGTGGACCGGGTACTGGAGCTGACCCACGAAGACCAGCAGTAA
- a CDS encoding DedA family protein → MLQQFLQDFGYFALFLGTFFEGETILVLAGFLAFRGYMDINLVMVVAFFGSYAGDQLWYFLGRKHGRKLLARKPRWQMMGDRALEHIRKHPDIWVLSFRFVYGLRTVMPVAIGLSGYPPGRYLLLNGIGAAIWAVALAQAAYHFGAVMEGMLGSIKKYELWVLGALLVLGLCLWLRRRFKNARLAKQIYEAEQAELHKKPTE, encoded by the coding sequence ATGCTCCAACAATTTCTTCAGGATTTCGGCTACTTCGCCCTCTTTCTCGGTACGTTTTTCGAAGGCGAAACCATTCTGGTTCTAGCCGGGTTTCTAGCGTTCCGTGGATACATGGATATCAACCTGGTGATGGTGGTTGCCTTCTTTGGCAGCTATGCCGGTGACCAGCTGTGGTACTTCCTGGGGCGCAAGCATGGCCGCAAGCTGCTGGCGCGCAAGCCGCGCTGGCAGATGATGGGTGACCGGGCGCTGGAGCACATTCGCAAGCACCCGGACATCTGGGTATTGAGTTTCCGCTTCGTCTACGGCCTGCGCACCGTCATGCCAGTGGCCATCGGTCTCTCCGGCTATCCGCCGGGCCGCTACCTGTTGCTCAACGGCATCGGCGCGGCAATCTGGGCCGTGGCCCTGGCGCAGGCGGCCTACCATTTCGGCGCGGTCATGGAAGGCATGCTCGGCAGCATCAAGAAGTACGAGCTGTGGGTGCTGGGCGCGCTGCTGGTACTGGGCTTGTGCCTCTGGCTGCGACGGCGTTTCAAGAACGCCCGCCTGGCCAAGCAGATCTACGAGGCCGAACAGGCCGAACTGCACAAGAAGCCGACCGAGTAA
- the hemB gene encoding porphobilinogen synthase — translation MSFTPANRLFPATRLRRNRRDDFSRRLVRENRLSVDDLILPVFVLDGENRREAVASMPGVERLSIDLLLEEAAHWVELGIPALALFPVTPGELKSLDAAEAWNPQGIAQRATRALCERFPDLGVITDVALDPFTTHGQDGILDEHGYVQNDITVDALVLQALSHAEAGAQVVAPSDMMDGRVQAIREALELAGHVNVRIMAYSAKYASAYYGPFRDAVGSALNLGKADKASYQMDPANAEEALHEVAADLAEGADMVMVKPGMPYLDILWRVKDAYKVPTFVYQVSGEYAMHMAAIQNGWLGEGVVLESLTAFKRAGADGILTYFAVRAAQLLREQK, via the coding sequence GTGAGCTTTACCCCTGCCAATCGCCTGTTTCCGGCCACTCGTCTGCGGCGCAACCGTCGTGATGACTTTTCCCGACGTCTGGTGCGCGAGAATCGGTTGAGCGTGGACGACCTGATCCTGCCGGTATTCGTGCTCGACGGTGAGAATCGTCGCGAGGCGGTGGCCTCGATGCCTGGCGTCGAGCGCTTGAGCATCGACCTGCTGCTGGAAGAAGCGGCGCACTGGGTCGAGCTGGGGATTCCCGCCCTGGCCCTGTTCCCGGTGACGCCCGGGGAACTCAAGTCCCTGGATGCTGCCGAAGCCTGGAATCCGCAGGGCATTGCCCAGCGCGCGACCCGTGCCTTGTGTGAACGGTTCCCGGACCTCGGGGTGATCACCGACGTCGCCCTCGATCCGTTCACCACCCATGGCCAGGATGGCATTCTCGACGAGCATGGTTATGTGCAGAACGACATCACGGTCGATGCCCTAGTGCTCCAGGCCCTGTCCCATGCCGAGGCCGGTGCCCAGGTGGTGGCGCCGTCGGACATGATGGACGGCCGCGTCCAGGCGATCCGCGAAGCCCTGGAGCTGGCCGGACACGTCAACGTGCGGATCATGGCCTACTCGGCCAAGTACGCCAGTGCCTACTACGGGCCCTTCCGCGATGCGGTGGGGTCGGCGCTCAACCTGGGCAAGGCCGACAAGGCTTCGTACCAGATGGACCCGGCCAACGCCGAGGAAGCCCTGCATGAAGTGGCGGCGGACCTGGCGGAAGGGGCGGACATGGTCATGGTCAAGCCGGGCATGCCCTACCTGGACATCCTCTGGCGGGTCAAGGACGCCTACAAGGTGCCGACCTTCGTCTATCAGGTCAGCGGCGAATACGCCATGCACATGGCGGCGATCCAGAATGGATGGTTGGGTGAGGGGGTCGTTCTCGAGTCCCTGACCGCTTTCAAACGTGCGGGTGCCGATGGCATCCTGACTTACTTTGCCGTTCGTGCTGCTCAATTGTTACGAGAGCAAAAATAG
- a CDS encoding ATP-binding cassette domain-containing protein, protein MIRLQNLTLQRGPQRLLEDAELTLHAGQKAGLIGANGAGKSSLFALLRGELHPDSGDCFLPADWRIAHMRQEVDTLERLAVDYVLDGDLRLREVQRDLAVAEAAQDGSAQARLHAELDSADGYTADARARKLLAGLGFTNEQMDRQVGDFSGGWRMRLNLAQALMCPSDLLLLDEPTNHLDLDAIIWLEEWLKGYPGTLLLISHDRDFLDAVVDHVAHVDQRKITLYRGGYSAFERARAERLAQQQQAYEKQQAQRAHMEKYIARFKAQATKARQAQSRIKALERMEELSAAHVDSPFDFTFRESTKISSPLIDLSDARLGYGERAVLEKVKLQLTPGARIGLLGPNGAGKSTLIKNLSGELSPLSGRLTRGENTVVGYFAQHQLDSLDSKASPLLHLQRLAPTEREQTLRDFLGGFDFRGARIDEPVLNFSGGEKARLALALIAWERPNLLLLDEPTNHLDLEMRLALTMALQEFSGAVLVVSHDRHLLKSTTDNFFLVADGKVEEFDGDLDDYTRWLVEYRQRNAPVSNTPVNPDKTDKKAQRQAAAALRQQLAPHKREADKLEAELGKVHERLAKIEASLGDSGLYEAARKDELRDLLAEQAKLKVRESELEEAWMHALELLESMQAELEALS, encoded by the coding sequence ATGATTCGACTTCAGAACCTGACTTTACAGCGTGGTCCGCAACGTCTGCTAGAAGACGCCGAGCTGACCCTGCACGCCGGCCAGAAAGCCGGCCTGATCGGTGCCAACGGTGCCGGAAAATCCAGCCTGTTCGCCTTGCTACGCGGTGAGCTGCACCCGGATTCGGGTGACTGCTTCCTGCCCGCCGACTGGCGCATCGCCCACATGCGCCAGGAGGTCGATACCCTCGAACGCCTGGCAGTGGACTATGTGCTCGATGGCGACCTGCGCCTGCGCGAGGTGCAGCGCGACCTGGCTGTCGCCGAAGCGGCCCAGGACGGCTCAGCCCAGGCACGACTGCATGCCGAGCTCGACAGCGCCGACGGCTATACCGCCGATGCCCGGGCACGCAAGCTGCTGGCTGGCCTTGGGTTCACCAACGAACAGATGGACCGTCAGGTCGGCGACTTCTCCGGGGGCTGGCGGATGCGCCTGAACCTGGCCCAGGCGCTGATGTGCCCGTCGGACCTGTTGCTGCTCGACGAACCTACCAACCACTTGGATCTTGACGCCATCATCTGGCTCGAAGAGTGGCTCAAGGGTTATCCCGGCACTTTGCTGCTGATCTCCCACGACCGGGACTTCCTGGATGCGGTGGTCGATCACGTGGCTCACGTCGACCAGCGCAAGATCACCCTCTATCGCGGTGGCTATAGCGCGTTCGAGCGCGCTCGGGCCGAGCGCCTGGCCCAGCAGCAGCAAGCCTACGAGAAGCAGCAGGCCCAGCGCGCGCACATGGAAAAGTACATCGCCCGCTTCAAGGCCCAGGCCACCAAGGCCCGCCAGGCACAGAGCCGGATCAAGGCCCTGGAACGCATGGAGGAGCTGTCGGCGGCCCACGTCGATTCGCCGTTCGACTTCACCTTCCGCGAGTCGACGAAGATCTCTAGCCCGCTGATCGACCTCTCCGATGCCCGCCTGGGTTATGGCGAGCGCGCAGTACTGGAGAAGGTCAAGCTGCAACTGACCCCGGGTGCGCGGATCGGTCTGCTGGGCCCCAACGGTGCCGGCAAGTCGACCCTGATCAAGAACCTATCCGGTGAGCTGTCGCCGCTGTCCGGGCGCCTGACCCGGGGCGAGAACACCGTTGTCGGCTACTTCGCCCAGCATCAGCTCGACTCCCTGGACTCCAAGGCCAGCCCCTTGCTGCATCTGCAGCGGCTGGCGCCCACCGAGCGTGAGCAGACCCTGCGCGATTTCCTCGGCGGCTTCGATTTCCGTGGTGCGCGGATCGATGAGCCAGTGCTGAATTTCTCCGGTGGCGAGAAGGCCCGCCTGGCCCTGGCGCTGATCGCCTGGGAGCGGCCGAACCTGCTGCTGCTCGACGAACCGACCAACCACCTGGACCTGGAGATGCGCCTGGCCCTGACCATGGCCCTGCAAGAGTTCAGTGGGGCGGTACTGGTGGTTTCCCACGATCGTCATTTGCTCAAGAGCACCACCGACAACTTCTTCCTGGTGGCGGACGGCAAGGTCGAAGAGTTCGACGGTGACCTGGACGACTACACCCGTTGGCTGGTGGAGTACCGCCAGCGCAATGCCCCGGTCAGCAACACCCCGGTCAATCCGGACAAGACCGACAAGAAGGCCCAGCGTCAGGCCGCCGCTGCTCTGCGCCAGCAACTGGCGCCGCACAAGCGCGAGGCCGACAAGCTGGAAGCCGAGTTGGGCAAGGTCCATGAGCGCCTGGCCAAGATCGAGGCCAGCCTCGGCGACAGCGGTCTGTACGAGGCTGCGCGCAAGGACGAACTGCGGGACCTGCTGGCCGAGCAGGCCAAGCTCAAGGTCCGTGAGTCCGAGCTGGAAGAAGCCTGGATGCACGCTCTGGAACTGCTGGAAAGCATGCAGGCCGAGCTGGAGGCGCTGTCCTGA
- a CDS encoding cytochrome c/FTR1 family iron permease, which yields MTAPSRLLALLVLPVLVFCSFNLLADTVDGAPKALHLLDYIGADYPATVEDGKVIDESEYREQVEFLGVLQGLISDLPAKPEKAELEQGIASLRKAVADRVEGNQVAHLARQMGARLAVAYEVSQAPIITPDPSRGAPLYAQHCSVCHGQQGAGDGPAGLGMTPPPANLRDTARLDRLSLYAIYNTLGLGVEGTDMPSFADQLDDRQRWDLATYIASFSADPAASKGEQNFNLADLARQTPGEVLAAQGPQAAATFRVQRAQPPQVKRGPGQLLDYTASTLDKSLAAYRSGDHEQAYDLSVAAYLEGFELVESSLDNVDAAVRKDTEKALMAYRQSLQDGLPVEQAEQRLDAAKAKLEESAGLLGGDSLSWSLSFISGLLILLREGLEAILVLAAILAFLRNTGQQSAVRSVNVGWGLALLAGLGTWALAAYVIDVSGSQRELLEGATALFASVMVLWLGVWMHDRRHAAAWQDYIKSSLVGGGGRFGFAVLAFFSVYRELFEVILFYETLWLQAGPAGHNAVLAGGATALVLLVGLAWVILRGSAKLPLTLFFSINAALLCALSVVFAGHGVKALQEAGIFGTRPVPFFDFDWLGIHADAYSLGAQAVAILAIVVLYSRSRMSEKRRLQVS from the coding sequence ATGACTGCCCCTTCCCGTTTACTGGCGCTGCTGGTACTGCCGGTACTGGTGTTCTGCAGCTTCAACCTTCTGGCCGATACCGTCGATGGCGCTCCCAAGGCCTTGCACCTGCTGGACTACATTGGGGCGGACTACCCCGCCACAGTGGAGGATGGCAAGGTCATCGACGAGTCCGAATACCGCGAGCAGGTGGAGTTTCTCGGCGTCTTGCAGGGGCTGATCAGCGATCTTCCCGCCAAGCCGGAGAAGGCCGAGCTGGAACAGGGCATCGCCAGCCTGCGCAAGGCGGTCGCCGATCGTGTGGAAGGCAACCAGGTCGCGCACCTGGCGCGGCAGATGGGAGCCCGGCTGGCTGTGGCCTACGAGGTGAGCCAGGCCCCGATCATCACCCCGGACCCTTCCCGTGGGGCGCCGCTGTATGCCCAGCACTGTTCGGTGTGCCATGGCCAGCAGGGCGCTGGCGACGGCCCGGCAGGCCTGGGCATGACGCCGCCTCCGGCCAACCTGCGCGATACGGCGCGCCTGGATCGGTTGAGCCTGTACGCCATCTACAACACCCTGGGGCTGGGCGTGGAAGGCACCGACATGCCGTCCTTCGCCGATCAGCTGGATGATCGCCAGCGTTGGGACCTGGCCACCTACATCGCCAGCTTCAGTGCCGACCCGGCCGCGTCCAAGGGCGAACAGAATTTCAACCTGGCCGATCTGGCCCGCCAGACCCCGGGCGAGGTGCTGGCCGCCCAGGGGCCCCAGGCCGCCGCGACCTTCCGCGTGCAGCGGGCCCAGCCGCCGCAGGTCAAGCGTGGTCCGGGCCAGTTGCTGGACTACACCGCCTCGACCCTGGACAAGAGCCTGGCGGCCTACCGCAGCGGCGATCATGAGCAGGCCTACGACCTCTCGGTGGCGGCGTACCTGGAAGGTTTCGAGCTGGTGGAAAGCTCCCTGGACAACGTCGATGCCGCCGTGCGCAAGGACACCGAGAAGGCCCTGATGGCCTACCGGCAGTCGCTGCAGGACGGGCTGCCGGTGGAGCAGGCCGAGCAGCGACTGGACGCTGCCAAGGCCAAGCTCGAGGAGTCCGCCGGGTTGCTGGGTGGCGACAGCTTGAGCTGGTCCCTGAGTTTCATTTCCGGCTTGCTGATCCTGCTGCGTGAAGGCCTGGAGGCCATCCTGGTGCTGGCGGCGATCCTGGCCTTCCTGCGTAACACCGGCCAGCAGTCGGCGGTACGCAGCGTCAACGTCGGCTGGGGCCTGGCCCTGTTGGCCGGCCTGGGTACCTGGGCCTTGGCGGCTTATGTGATCGATGTCAGCGGTTCCCAGCGTGAACTGCTCGAGGGGGCCACGGCGCTGTTCGCCAGCGTCATGGTGCTGTGGCTCGGCGTGTGGATGCACGACCGCCGGCACGCCGCGGCCTGGCAGGACTACATCAAGAGCAGCCTGGTGGGCGGCGGCGGTCGCTTCGGTTTTGCGGTACTGGCGTTCTTCTCCGTCTATCGCGAGCTGTTCGAAGTGATCCTGTTCTACGAAACCCTGTGGTTGCAGGCCGGCCCTGCCGGGCACAACGCGGTGCTGGCTGGCGGCGCCACGGCCCTGGTGCTGCTGGTGGGCCTGGCCTGGGTGATCCTGCGGGGTTCGGCCAAGCTGCCCCTGACGCTGTTCTTCAGCATCAACGCGGCGCTGTTGTGCGCCTTGTCGGTGGTCTTCGCCGGCCATGGCGTCAAGGCGTTGCAGGAAGCGGGGATCTTTGGTACCCGGCCGGTGCCGTTCTTTGACTTCGACTGGCTGGGTATCCATGCCGACGCCTATTCGCTGGGAGCCCAGGCGGTGGCGATCCTGGCGATCGTGGTGCTCTACAGTCGCAGCCGAATGAGCGAGAAGCGCCGCTTGCAGGTTTCCTGA
- a CDS encoding YaiI/YqxD family protein yields the protein MRVWIDADACPKAAKEQVVRFALKRQFEVLLVAGQPQIKPPFACAKLIVVPSGPDAADDYLVEHAVPGDLVICSDVPLADRLVKKGVAALDPRGKEFDAQNMGERLAVRNLFTDLREQGQVSGGQAPYGDREKQAFANALDRILTRLARQA from the coding sequence ATGCGTGTCTGGATCGATGCCGACGCATGCCCCAAGGCGGCCAAGGAACAGGTGGTGCGTTTTGCCCTCAAGCGCCAGTTCGAGGTCCTGCTGGTAGCGGGACAGCCGCAGATCAAGCCGCCGTTCGCCTGCGCCAAGCTGATCGTGGTGCCCAGTGGCCCGGATGCGGCGGACGATTATCTGGTCGAGCACGCGGTGCCTGGTGACCTGGTGATCTGCAGCGATGTCCCCCTGGCCGATCGCCTGGTGAAAAAGGGCGTGGCGGCGCTGGACCCTCGGGGCAAGGAGTTCGATGCACAGAACATGGGAGAACGCCTGGCAGTGCGCAACCTGTTCACCGACCTGCGCGAGCAGGGCCAGGTCAGTGGAGGGCAAGCGCCTTATGGCGATCGGGAGAAGCAGGCGTTCGCCAATGCCTTGGACAGGATCCTGACCCGGTTGGCGCGCCAGGCCTGA
- a CDS encoding LysE family transporter encodes MAFETWLAFFAASWVISLSPGAGAIASMSCGLQYGFWRGYWNALGLQLGLAMQIAIVAAGVGAILAASATAFYAIKWFGVAYLVYLAVKQWRALPSDLSDDAAIRPIGKPLALVFRGFLVNISNPKALVFMLAVLPQFIDPHAPLVKQYLILGATMIVVDLIVMAGYTGLASKVLRLLRTPVQQRRMNRTFAGLFIGAAGFLATLRKAAA; translated from the coding sequence ATGGCTTTTGAGACATGGCTGGCTTTTTTTGCTGCCAGTTGGGTGATCAGTCTTTCTCCCGGGGCAGGTGCCATTGCGTCCATGTCCTGTGGCCTGCAGTACGGTTTCTGGCGCGGCTACTGGAACGCCCTGGGCCTGCAGCTGGGCCTGGCCATGCAGATCGCCATTGTCGCGGCCGGTGTTGGCGCCATCCTGGCGGCCTCTGCGACGGCCTTTTATGCGATCAAGTGGTTTGGCGTGGCCTACCTGGTGTACCTGGCGGTCAAGCAATGGCGAGCGCTGCCCAGCGACCTCAGCGATGATGCTGCCATCCGCCCCATCGGCAAGCCCCTGGCGCTGGTGTTCCGCGGCTTCCTGGTGAACATCAGTAACCCCAAGGCCCTGGTGTTCATGTTGGCAGTCCTGCCGCAGTTCATCGACCCCCACGCGCCGCTGGTCAAGCAGTACCTGATTCTCGGCGCCACCATGATAGTGGTCGACCTGATCGTCATGGCCGGCTACACCGGGCTGGCGTCCAAGGTCCTGCGGCTGTTGCGCACCCCGGTCCAGCAGCGGCGGATGAACCGCACTTTCGCCGGGTTGTTCATCGGCGCCGCGGGCTTCCTGGCGACCCTTCGCAAAGCGGCGGCCTAG
- the ppk1 gene encoding polyphosphate kinase 1, which yields MNTEGLSEVAVKEAQPVVEQVTETPPELEPAPAAPVAEAQPVPAIVIPNLDDSSLYIHRELSQLQFNIRVLEQALDESYPLLERLKFLLIFSSNLDEFFEIRVAGLKKQITFAREQAGADGLQPHQALARISELVHGHVDRQYAILNDILLPELEKHQIRFIRRRYWTTKLKTWVRRYFRDEIAPIITPIGLDPTHPFPLLVNKSLNFIVELEGIDAFGRDSGLAIIPAPRLLPRIIRVPEEVGGPGDNYVFLSSMIHAHADDLFQGMKVKGCYQFRLTRNADLAVDTEDVEDLARALRGELFSRRYGDAVRLEVADTCPKHLSDYLLKQFNLHETELYQVNGPVNLTRLFSITGLDSHPELQHPPFTPQIPKLLQNSENIFSVISKQDILLLHPFESFTPVVDLLRQAAKDPHVLAVRQTLYRSGANSEIVDALVDAARNGKEVTAVIELRARFDEESNLQMASRLQAAGAVVIYGVVGFKTHAKMMLILRREQGEIVRYAHLGTGNYHAANARLYTDYSLLTSDDALCEDVGKLFSQLIGMGKTLRMKKLLHAPFTLKKGMLDMIARETQFALDGKPAHIIAKFNSLTDPKIIRALYKASQSGVRIDLVIRGMCCLRPGIAGVSHNIHVRSIIGRFLEHTRVFYFLNGGEEQMFLSSADWMERNLDKRVETCFPVEGKKLILRVKKELESYLTDNTHSWSLQSDGRYIRNTPTGNQNPRSAQATLLERLGSPVLPVR from the coding sequence ATGAATACTGAAGGACTCTCAGAAGTTGCCGTAAAAGAAGCTCAGCCCGTGGTCGAGCAAGTGACCGAGACCCCGCCGGAACTGGAGCCTGCTCCCGCGGCTCCGGTGGCCGAGGCGCAACCGGTGCCGGCCATCGTCATCCCCAACCTGGATGACAGCAGCCTGTACATCCACCGCGAGCTGTCGCAACTGCAGTTCAACATCCGCGTGCTGGAGCAGGCGCTGGACGAGTCCTATCCGCTGCTGGAGCGCCTGAAGTTCCTGCTGATCTTTTCCAGCAACCTGGACGAGTTCTTCGAGATCCGTGTTGCCGGCCTGAAGAAGCAGATCACCTTTGCCCGCGAACAGGCCGGCGCCGACGGCCTGCAGCCCCACCAGGCGCTGGCACGCATCAGCGAACTGGTGCACGGTCACGTCGACCGCCAGTACGCGATCCTCAACGACATCCTGCTGCCGGAACTGGAAAAGCATCAGATCCGCTTCATCCGTCGCCGCTACTGGACCACCAAGCTCAAGACTTGGGTACGCCGCTACTTCCGCGACGAGATCGCGCCAATCATCACCCCCATCGGCCTGGACCCGACGCACCCGTTCCCGCTGCTGGTGAACAAGAGCCTGAACTTCATCGTCGAGCTGGAAGGCATCGATGCCTTCGGTCGCGATTCCGGCCTGGCGATCATCCCGGCGCCGCGCCTGCTGCCCCGGATCATCCGGGTGCCGGAAGAAGTCGGCGGCCCCGGCGACAACTATGTATTCCTGTCGTCGATGATCCATGCACACGCCGATGACCTGTTCCAGGGCATGAAGGTAAAAGGCTGCTATCAGTTCCGCCTGACCCGTAACGCCGACCTGGCGGTGGATACCGAGGACGTCGAAGACCTGGCCCGCGCACTGCGCGGCGAACTGTTCTCGCGTCGCTACGGTGACGCGGTGCGCCTGGAAGTGGCCGACACCTGCCCGAAACACCTGTCGGACTACCTGCTCAAGCAGTTCAACCTGCACGAGACCGAGCTGTACCAGGTCAACGGCCCGGTGAACCTGACGCGCCTGTTCAGCATCACCGGCCTGGACAGTCATCCGGAGTTGCAGCACCCGCCGTTCACCCCGCAGATTCCCAAACTGCTGCAGAACAGCGAGAACATCTTCAGCGTCATCAGCAAGCAGGACATCCTGCTGTTGCACCCCTTCGAATCCTTCACGCCGGTGGTCGACCTGCTGCGCCAGGCGGCCAAGGACCCGCACGTGCTGGCGGTGCGCCAGACCCTGTATCGCTCCGGTGCCAACTCTGAGATCGTCGACGCCCTGGTGGATGCGGCGCGCAACGGCAAGGAAGTCACCGCGGTGATCGAGTTGCGGGCGCGTTTCGACGAAGAGTCCAACCTGCAGATGGCCAGCCGCTTGCAAGCGGCCGGTGCGGTGGTGATCTACGGCGTGGTGGGTTTCAAGACCCACGCCAAGATGATGCTGATCCTGCGGCGCGAGCAGGGTGAGATCGTGCGTTATGCGCACCTGGGCACGGGTAACTACCACGCGGCCAACGCTCGCCTGTACACCGACTACAGCCTGCTCACCTCCGACGACGCCTTGTGCGAGGACGTCGGCAAGCTGTTCAGCCAGCTGATCGGCATGGGCAAGACCTTGCGCATGAAGAAGCTGCTGCATGCGCCGTTCACCCTGAAGAAGGGCATGCTCGACATGATCGCCCGGGAGACCCAGTTCGCCCTGGACGGCAAGCCGGCGCACATCATCGCCAAGTTCAACTCGCTGACCGATCCGAAGATCATCCGTGCGCTGTACAAGGCCAGCCAGTCCGGCGTGCGCATCGACCTGGTGATACGTGGCATGTGCTGCCTGCGTCCGGGCATTGCCGGGGTGTCGCACAACATCCATGTACGGTCGATCATCGGCCGCTTCCTGGAGCACACCCGGGTGTTCTACTTCCTCAATGGTGGCGAGGAGCAGATGTTCCTTTCCAGCGCCGACTGGATGGAGCGCAACCTCGACAAGCGGGTCGAGACCTGCTTCCCGGTGGAGGGCAAGAAGCTGATCCTGCGGGTCAAGAAGGAGCTGGAGAGCTACCTGACCGATAACACCCACAGTTGGAGCCTGCAGTCCGACGGTCGTTATATCCGTAATACGCCGACCGGCAACCAGAACCCGCGCAGTGCCCAGGCCACGCTGCTGGAACGTCTCGGCAGCCCGGTATTGCCGGTGCGCTAA
- a CDS encoding mechanosensitive ion channel family protein codes for MEALQLPLPAQWVGPLWLGVQILLILLAGYLAQRFVARGLTRLGQRYPFPPQLLMPLRGGLRWLIMGSAVIFVLERLGVSATVLWTALSGFVAVAAVAFFAMWSVLSNLLCAILIFTVGPFRLGDVVELVDTLDKPGIKGRVVAINLLYTTLIEPEEAGTGSAMVQVPNSLFFQRSVRRWRGADVLSVGIDEK; via the coding sequence ATGGAGGCGCTGCAATTGCCGCTGCCGGCGCAGTGGGTCGGTCCGTTGTGGCTTGGCGTGCAGATCCTGCTGATTCTCCTGGCGGGCTACCTGGCCCAGCGCTTCGTCGCCCGTGGCCTTACCCGCCTGGGCCAGCGGTATCCATTCCCGCCGCAGTTGCTGATGCCTCTGCGCGGTGGCCTGCGTTGGCTGATCATGGGCAGCGCGGTGATCTTCGTGCTGGAGCGCCTGGGCGTGTCCGCCACCGTGTTGTGGACGGCACTGTCGGGTTTCGTCGCGGTGGCAGCCGTGGCGTTCTTCGCCATGTGGAGCGTGCTCTCCAACCTGCTGTGCGCGATCCTGATCTTCACTGTCGGCCCGTTCCGCCTGGGCGATGTGGTGGAGCTGGTGGATACCCTGGACAAACCGGGGATCAAGGGTCGGGTGGTGGCCATCAATCTGCTGTACACCACGTTGATCGAGCCTGAGGAAGCCGGCACCGGCAGCGCCATGGTGCAGGTGCCCAACAGCCTGTTCTTCCAGCGCTCGGTGCGCCGCTGGCGTGGTGCCGATGTGCTGTCCGTGGGTATCGACGAAAAGTAA